In Deferribacter autotrophicus, the sequence CCTTTTGCCATCTCCTTCGCTAATAGCACCTACTGGGCATTCGTCTTCGCAAGCACCGCAGTTTGTGCACTCATCAGTAATTACATGTGCCATAATGCACCTCCCTTAATTA encodes:
- a CDS encoding DUF362 domain-containing protein; the protein is MAHVITDECTNCGACEDECPVGAISEGDGKRVIDPDTCTDCGACVEVCPVDAIEGP